In Falco naumanni isolate bFalNau1 chromosome 5, bFalNau1.pat, whole genome shotgun sequence, the following are encoded in one genomic region:
- the ASCL1 gene encoding achaete-scute homolog 1, which yields MASGSPARMASGAGQPPFLQPACFFAAAVAAAAAAPPGPPPGAPPPQLSPAGGHPSPGGKPSAPRAAKRQRSASPELMRCKRRLNFSGFGYSLPQQQPAAVARRNERERNRVKLVNLGFATLREHVPNGAANKKMSKVETLRSAVEYIRALQQLLDEHDAVSAAFQAGVLSPTISPSYSHDMNSMAGSPVSSYSSDEGSYDPLSPEEQELLDFTSWF from the coding sequence ATGGCCAGCGGCAGCCCCGCCAGGATGGCCAGCGGCGCCGGGCAGCCGCCCTTCCTGCAGCCGGCGTGCTTCTTCGCCGCCGCGgtggccgccgccgccgccgccccgccggggccgccgcccggggcgccgccgccgcagctGAGCCCGGCGGGCGGGCACCCCTCGCCGGGCGGGAAGCCCTCGGCGCCGCGGGCCGCCAAGCGGCAGCGCTCGGCCTCGCCGGAGCTGATGCGCTGCAAGCGGCGGCTCAACTTCAGCGGCTTCGGGTACAGCCTgccgcagcagcagccggcGGCCGTGGCGCGGCGCAACGAGCGGGAGCGCAACCGGGTGAAGCTGGTGAACCTGGGCTTCGCCACCCTGCGGGAGCACGTCCCCAACGGGGCCGCCAACAAGAAGATGAGCAAGGTGGAGACGCTCCGCTCCGCCGTCGAGTACATCCgcgccctgcagcagctgctcgACGAGCACGACGCCGTCAGCGCCGCCTTCCAGGCCGGCGTCCTCTCGCCCACCATCTCGCCCAGCTACTCCCACGACATGAACTCCATGGCGGGCTCCCCCGTCTCCTCCTACTCCTCCGACGAGGGCTCCTACGACCCGCTCAGCCCcgaggagcaggagctgctcgACTTCACCAGCTGGTTCTGA